A window of Streptomyces sp. NBC_01241 genomic DNA:
CGTTGACGGCAAGTGCCTTCACGTTCCGGTCCAGGTACTTCGCGCCGACGATGTCGAGGATGACGTCCGCACCGGCGCCGTCCGTCGCCTTGCGCAGCTCTTCGACGAAGTCCTGCTCCCGGTAGTCGATCAGGATATCGGCGCCCAGCTCCGCACAGCGCGCCAGCTTCTCCGGTCCGCCCGCGGTCACCGCGACCCGTGCGCCCACGGCCTTGGCGAGCTGGATCGCCATAGTGCCGATGCCGCTGGATCCACCATGCACCAACAGCGTCTCGCCGGGGCGCAGATGGGCCACCATGAACACGTTCGACCAGACCGTGGCCGTCACCTCGGGCAGTGCCGCCGACAGCGCCAGATCGACTCCGTCCGGTACGGGCAGCAGCTGCCCTGCGGGTACGGCGACCTTCTCCGCGTAACCGCCACCGGCGAGCAGCGCACACACCTCGTCGCCGACCGACCAGCCACTGACGCCGGGCCCGATCGCCGAGATGCGGCCCGCGCACTCCAGGCCCGGGTACGGGGAAGCACCGGGCGGCGGGTTGTAGAACCCCTGCCGCTGCAGCACATCGGCGCGGTTGACCGCGCTGGACACGACATCGACGAGGACCTCGCCCTCGCCGGCTACCGGATCGGGCACCTCGGCCCATACGAGCGCCTCGGGGCCACCGGGTTCGGGGATCGTGATCGCATACATGGCGGCGAGGCTACTCCGTGGCACGGAACGGACGGAGCCGCGGAGCTGGACGGGCAACCATGCGGCGCCAGGAGGCGACTCCATGACGCGATGGGCCGAGCGCTGGGAGCGAGCCGGAACGACGGGAGCAGCGAGAGCAGCGAGAGCAGCGAGAGCGAGCCGAATCGGTAAAGTGCCCACCATCGACCCGAGGATGACGCCCATGACGAGCTCGCGCCGCCCGCGCGGTGCCCGGCTACGGGCGGGGCGCGCCTGGCACCGGGTGGCTCGGCGGTGGTTCGTTCGAGGCACGCACGATGGTGATCAAACGGTCCGTCAGCTGCAGAGGGCTGGCCGCCGGATCGTCGTATCCGAGCAGTCGATGCCCCCGCAACACGCTGACGACGAGGTCCTCGGTCTCCCGGACACTCTTGCCCACCTCGGCCTTTATCACCGGCCGTTCGACGAGGTCGAGACCGCTGCCCTGCTGGATCAGGTCTTCCATCACCGTGCCCGCGCTGGGACTGAGGACGGAGAGGCCGAGCAGCCGTCCCGCCGCGCTGGCGCTGGTGATCACCGCGTCGGCGCCGGACTGCCGAAGCAGCGGGGCGTTCTCCTCCTCGCGCACCGCGGCGACGATCTTCGCGCCGCGGTTGAGCTGCCGCGCCGTCAACGCCACCAGCACCGCCGTGTCGTCGCGCTGCGTGGCGATGATGATCTGACGCGCCTTCTGGAGCTCGGCACGCAGAAGAACTTCGCTGCGCGTCGCATCGCCGACCACACCCACGAAGCCTTCGGCGTTGGCGATCTCGATCACCTTGCTCGCCGGGTCGACGATGACGATCTGTTCCTTCTTCAGGCCGGTGGCCCGCAGGGTCTGGATGGCCGAACGGCCCTTCGTGCCGAAGCCGACGACAACGGTGTGGTCACGCAAGTTGGCTCTCCAACGCTTCAGCCGAAAATCCTCCCGGGTCCGTTCCGTAAGGACCTCAAGAGTGGTACCGACCAGGATGATCAGGAACAGCACCCGCAACGGTGTCACGAGCACCACATTGGTGAGCCGGGCGGCGTCCCCGTACGGGGTGATGTCGCCGTATCCGGTGGTGGAGAGGGTGACCGTCGCGTAGTACACCGCGTCCAGAAGGTCGACGTTGTCATCGGCGGCGTCGTGATACCCACTGCGGTCGAGCCAGACGATCAGCACGGTGACGGCAAGCACTATCAACGCCATCATCAGCCGTTTGGCGACCTGCCGCGCCGGTCCTTGGACGACCCTGCGCGGGAGCTCCACCCGCGTGGGCGCGACATGCTCGTCGGCGTGCCTGGCCATCGCATCGTGGCCGGGAAGTTTCACGTGAAACACCCTTCCGTCCACGGCGTCGCCGAGGCCCACGGCAAGTCGAGGATCTCCACCCCGGTGCCGGACCGTACCCCGCCCGGAGGTATGACGGCCAGTCCGTCGGCCGCGGCAATCCCCCGGAGCATCGCCGGACCGTTGTAATGCAGCGGTACGACGTACTCGGCACCGCTGCCGGCTCCCACGTTGCCGAGATTACGGGCACTGTCGTCACGGCCGCCCGCGCGGTGGACAACGGGTACCAGACGGGTGTCGTGCGGGTGCCCGTGCACCTCGTCGCGCACCACGGCCCAATACGGCGCCTCCGGCGCATGGCCGGCCAGCCCGCGGAGCAACGGCTCAGCGAGCGTGAGAAGCCCGGAGATGGCGGCCAGCGGATTGCCCGGCAGCCCGACGAGGTACGGGCCCGCATTCGGCCCCTCCGCCCTGAGCCTGGCCAGCAGCATCGGGTGGCCGGGGCGGACGGCGACGCCGTCGACCAGCAGCTCGGCCCCGATCTCGGCAAGGACCGGGTGGACGTGGTCGACAGGGCCAGAGGCCGTACCGCCGGTGGTGATGATCAGATCCGCGTCGGAGGCGGTGAGGGCGCGCCGGAGGACCACGGCGTCGTCGTCGAGGCGCTGCGGGGCGGAGACCTCGGCACCCAGGGCGCGCAGCCAGGGGCCGATCATCGGGCCGAGCGCGTCACGGATCAGCCCGTCGTGCGGCAGCCCACTGGTCAGGAGTTCGTCACCGAGAACGAGGACATCGACGCGGGGGCGGGGGACGGTGCCCAGCTCGTCGTACCCTGCGGCGGCGGCCAGGCCGAGGACCGCGGGCGTCACCAGGGCGCCGGCGGGCAGGAGTTGATCGCCGGAACGGCATTCCTAGCCTCGGGGCCTGATGTCCTGTCCTGGATGCACCTGGTGCGTCGCGTGGAGCAGCCCCTTGGACTCGTCCACGCGAGCGTGCTCGCTGCGGATCACCGCGTTGGCGTCCGCCGGGATGCGTGCGCCGGTGGCGATCCGTACGGCATCGCCGTCGGGGAGCGCGGCGGGGACGTGGTGCCCGGCCAGGATGCCCTGTTCTCGGCTCGGACGTGGGCTGAGGCGGGCACTCGGGCGTGGGCTTGTGTCGCCCTCCTCGCTTCCGCTTCCTTCGACTTCGCGGATGGCCCATGGTCCCGGTCCGGTGACGACCCAGCCGTCCATGGCGGAGGTGTCGAAGGACGGCAGATCGGTGAGTGCGACGAGCGGTTCCGCGAGGACGTGTCCGAGTGCCTGATCGAGGGGGAGCCGCCGGGTACGGACGGGAACGTCACGGCCCGACCGCGCGGCGAGCGCGCGCGCCTCCCGCCAGGGGTGCGCCCGGCCGGCCGGAGACGGGTACGGGGATGCGGATGCGCGCTCTTCGGCGGGGCGGGGCCGGTCCGTGGAGTTCGACGACCCCACGGGACAGGGCTCCATGAAGAGGGGCCAACCAGCAGACTGAGCTCGGTCCACGGACCGAGGCAGATCCGTGAAGCCGAGCCGATCCGCAGGCCGAGGCTGATCCACGGAGTGAGGCCGTCGTGACGGTTGGGGCTCATCCAACGACCGGCGCCCAACCAGCGCGAGGGCCTGTTCAACGGCCCGGTCCTCCTCGGCAGCCCGGCCCTCCCCGGCAGCCCGGCCCTCCTCGGCGGCCCGCAGTTCCTCCTGGGTCGGCCACCGCTCGCCCGACGCCGGACTGTCACGCGCCGAGGCCCCGCCACCCTCGGAAGGCCCCGCGTCCACCGAGGCCCCCGCGTCCACCGGCGCAACGCCCATCGATGCGGCGTCGATCACCGGGAGCGGGTCGGACCTGTCGTTGCCGGCCGTCATGTGGTCTCGTTCTCATCCGCCCACCGGAGGGCCAGCGCGGCGGCCTTGCGGGCGGCCTCGGTCACCGCTGCCGGGCCGTCGCCGTCGCTGCTCGCCTTCGCCGCCGCGTACCCGACGAGGAACGTCGTCAGGGGCGCGGCGGGACGGGCGACGCCGTGGGCGGCGTCACGGGCGAGATCGAGCAGGACGTCGGTGTCGACGTCGAGTTCGATACCCAGTTCGTTCTTGACTGCGTTGATCCATTCATTCAGCACGGTCCCATGCTCTCTGATACGGGCCCGGGCCGACGCAATGTCCTCCCAGGTGTCGCAGTCGAAGGAGGCGAGGGGGCCTGCTTCCACCCGGGCAAGATCGAGCTCGTTCGTCAGCAACCGCAAGGGAAGCCCGGACAGAGCGCCGTGCTCGGTAGCGATCAGGGCGAGCTCGCGGCGCAGCGGTTCGCCACGGTAGACGGCGACGAGAGGCTGATCGCGACCGTCCTGGTCGGTGCACAGGGCCCCGTCCCGCCGACCATCACGAGCGGCGGCCAACAACGCCCCGACGGTGCTCTCCGCGAGGAACGGCAGATCGGCGGAGAGCACGAGAACCCATTCCGCGCCGGTACGCCGGACACCGGCGTCGAGCGCGGCCAACGGGCCGCCGCCCTGCGGTTCCTCACGCGTCCAGGTCACGGCACGCAGGGTGGGCCGACGCCCGCCCACCACCACGGTGGTCGAGGCGTCGGTGCAGGCCGCGAGCACCCGGTCGAGCAGCGCACGGCCACCGACCCGGATGCCGGGCTTGTCGGCGCCGCCGAGCCGCTTGGCGGCTCCTCCGGCAAGGACGATGGCGTCATACGCGGTCATGCTCCGAGTATGCGGGCCACGGCCCCCGCCGATCCTCCCCGGTCCGCAATCCGGCAGATCCACCGGGGAAGCAACGGGAGCCCGCAGCCGAATCCGCCTACAACGTGCGCAGGAGCACCGCCGGTTGTTCCACGCAGTCGGCCACGTAGCGCAGGAATCCGCCCGCCGTACCGCCGTCACAGACCCGGTGGTCGAAGGTCAGCGAGAGCTGGACAACCTGGCGTACGGCCAGCTCACCTTCGTGCACCCATGGCTTGGGCACGATCCGGCCGACTCCCAGCATCGCCGCCTCCGGGTGGTTGATGATCGGGGTGGAACCGTCGACCCCGAACACGCCGTAGTTGTTCAGCGTGAACGTGCCACCGGTCAGCTCTGCCGGGGTCAGCCTCCCCG
This region includes:
- a CDS encoding potassium channel family protein — its product is MGLGDAVDGRVFHVKLPGHDAMARHADEHVAPTRVELPRRVVQGPARQVAKRLMMALIVLAVTVLIVWLDRSGYHDAADDNVDLLDAVYYATVTLSTTGYGDITPYGDAARLTNVVLVTPLRVLFLIILVGTTLEVLTERTREDFRLKRWRANLRDHTVVVGFGTKGRSAIQTLRATGLKKEQIVIVDPASKVIEIANAEGFVGVVGDATRSEVLLRAELQKARQIIIATQRDDTAVLVALTARQLNRGAKIVAAVREEENAPLLRQSGADAVITSASAAGRLLGLSVLSPSAGTVMEDLIQQGSGLDLVERPVIKAEVGKSVRETEDLVVSVLRGHRLLGYDDPAASPLQLTDRLITIVRASNEPPPSHPVPGAPRP
- a CDS encoding NTP transferase domain-containing protein — protein: MTAYDAIVLAGGAAKRLGGADKPGIRVGGRALLDRVLAACTDASTTVVVGGRRPTLRAVTWTREEPQGGGPLAALDAGVRRTGAEWVLVLSADLPFLAESTVGALLAAARDGRRDGALCTDQDGRDQPLVAVYRGEPLRRELALIATEHGALSGLPLRLLTNELDLARVEAGPLASFDCDTWEDIASARARIREHGTVLNEWINAVKNELGIELDVDTDVLLDLARDAAHGVARPAAPLTTFLVGYAAAKASSDGDGPAAVTEAARKAAALALRWADENETT
- a CDS encoding NAD(P)H-quinone oxidoreductase, whose amino-acid sequence is MYAITIPEPGGPEALVWAEVPDPVAGEGEVLVDVVSSAVNRADVLQRQGFYNPPPGASPYPGLECAGRISAIGPGVSGWSVGDEVCALLAGGGYAEKVAVPAGQLLPVPDGVDLALSAALPEVTATVWSNVFMVAHLRPGETLLVHGGSSGIGTMAIQLAKAVGARVAVTAGGPEKLARCAELGADILIDYREQDFVEELRKATDGAGADVILDIVGAKYLDRNVKALAVNGRLAIIGLQGGVKGELNLNALLHKRAAITATSLRGRPLAEKAAIVAAVREHVWPLIADGVVRPVVDRTLPMPDAAEAHRVLESSTHIGKVLLRTPAG